The genome window CTTTCAGAGCTGGAAGATGAGAGGCAGACAGGGCTGGGGCCAAGATTGTGCTGTGTCAGGACTGGATACAGACTCAGCAGAGATGCAGAACCGCAAAGGGATTGTTTTATTAAGTGCCTCCATCCAACACGAATAGAGAGGCAAAGGGTATGGGGGACAAGGACGGTGGCTGATGTCCTGTAGCCCAGCTGGGGAAACAtctgcaggcaggagacagCCCTTGTGCCCATCCAGCTCACACACAATTAAAGcagaggagggttttttttcgATACCCTGTAGGAGGGAAGCCACCAGGCTGGCTCTGACCTCAGAGGGTGCCAGAAGAGACGTGATGGATATTGGTGAAGATGGGGAGAGACCCTTAGACAGGCGCGGTAAGAAACAGGCAAACGGGGAGAGCACGGACTTACCGCTATGTAAGGACATGTGCCGTGTTGGCGTGGACGCCCCATCAAATATTGCTCTGTCCAAGAAGTCTATCGTGGACTCAGTGTAAACAATCTGGAAGACTTGGCTGAGAAGCGAGCACAGCTCCTCGGCAGTCACCTGGGGAAGGAGCAAAGAAGGGCTGGTGTGAGGCAGAAGGTACTGCGGTGGCCTTTCTCTTCGGCTCCCTATGTTGGGCATGCCATGCGGGACATCGGTGTGCTGTATTTGTAAGGGTGTTGTCCTCCCAGCGAGGACAGGGAACCCACTCGTCCAAGATCCCGGACACTGCTCGACCCACAGGGTCTCCAGGGCTGGAGGTGACAAACCTTGTATCTCGTTAGCTACCTCCTCCTGTCCCGCAGGGTTTTCCTCGGTGCTAGAGGAGACAAACTCCTGAGACAAATCACCCCTCATCACCCTCTCATACTGCCACAAAAGCATCCCAGCCCTTTTCAACTGGCCAGACCAGGCAATAGGAGATCGGATGCTCCATTGCCAACTCGCAGCTATTAATTAGCACCCAGATTTTGTGTTGATGCTCTGTCCTACTCCTCAGTTCAGCTCTCTGGGATTTTGGCTACATAACCTACATCCCAAATAGGTGCAGGCACCCCAGAGGGTGTTAGAGACGAAAACAAGGCGAGCAAAACTCCACCCTGAAGGCAAAGGGTTCCTGCTGTAGAAGTAGGAGCACACAGGCTGAGATCAGAATCTCTGGATCCAGATACTAGATGAAACAAATTTCCAGGTCAGCATCAGGAAAATGCCCCAGTTAGCAAAATCCTATTGTGGGAGAGATTCAGTTGTCTTCACAGatttcctgctgctggagaaagcCCTGGGCAGCAGGCACCACCACCAAGGGAAAACCATCTTCTCATACCCTCTCGTGTTCAAACTAGGTCCCGGGCCTGGAGCAGGAACCAGGTTTCCTCCTCCAGGTAGCACCTCGTGCACCAGCAAAGCCCAACCCACACCCTGCAGTCTGAAAACCAGGCCTATGTGTGTCACACAACGTACAGCCAGGTAAGCGTCTGGTCACGTAACAGAGGGGACACTTGGTgagagcaggatgaggccaCCCTGGTCTAAGAGCCAGAAATCCCAGCAATCCCAGTCCCTGTGGCACTGCAATGAGAGAGTCACTCTGGAGGCAACCCCAACGTGGGACAGAGTTTTAATCGAGTGTTTTGAGTCTTACTTTGTTCTCCGTAGCCAGGACCACCAAGGAACAAGCTTCAACGGGAACCACCCCGCTCTCAGACAGCGAGCCCGAAGTAAGCGCTTTGGAGCTCTCAGCACAGAGGCTCTGGCTTGGGGAGATCCCGGGGTCCTGagctgagaaagagagaagtcaTAATGGAAAGGTCGAGGCAGGGAGAGAACAGCAAGGAGTCCTTGCACAGTGAGCTGTCATCCGAGCAGGCTGCCTGCGTGGACAGCAAAGCCCCcaaagcaggagagcagaggatTCCACAGGCGGGAGAAAATGCCCTGGAAGAGGGAGATCTTGGGAGCCCGGGAACTCCACCTGATCACTGCACAGGGCCAAAGTCTTTGAATGAAAAGCCTAAACTTTAGAGCTGATTTCTGACAACTCTGTAAATCACCAGCTTCATTTCCATGGCTTAGCCAGCCTCAGAAATCCACCAGCAGAATTACAGCCTTCTAAGTCACTTACTCATTTATTCTATAGACTGTCCTTTACTGTCACGGGGTTTATAATCCGATAAGTCTCTGTCATTACATCTTCTAAGTAGCTCAGTGTTCCCCAAACACTCCAGCCCAAAACCAGGCAGGTCTGACacatgcagagctgctggggacGGATTCAAGGCCCTCCCCAGGTATTACAAGAAGTGAGGTGTGTCAGAAGTGATGGCTATCATCCCGGTTATTCCACACGGGCATTTAGACATGCAACAGCACGATGAAATCCTCCCAGCAACCTGCACAAGGGTTGCGAAGAGCAGGGCAGGTCCAACACACACCTCTGGCAGTTGCCGGAGGACAGGCTACAGGAGGAATTTCTAAGCTGTACGTGAGCTTGCACATCATCTCCAGATACAACCCAGCCCAGCTCCAACATTCTTCATCTGCCCCAGCGTGCTTGCCCTTCTGCAAGTCACAGCACCTTCAGGAGACATGCATACCCccagtccttcctcctcccccgctAGAAAAGGATGGACTGAAACAACTCAAGGCAGGAGCttagataaaaggaaaaaattgtttccactgagggtggtgaaaccctggcacaggttgtccagagaggtggcagatgccccatccctggaaacattcaaggtcaggttggacggggctctgagcaacctgatctcgttgaagatgtccctgctccctgcagcggggttggactagatgacctttagaggtcccttccaacccaaaccattccatcattctatgattctgtgaaggACACCGATCGTTTTGGTCTGTTCTCACCCAGCATCGCCTTTGTCCTGTTTCTGGGCAGGCCAGCTGCCATCCTACAAAAGGGCAAtgctggctgctgtggggcTCTGCCCCACAACCCCAACACACACGGCAACCCCAACACACAAGGCTACAGCCTGCCCGTGCTGGCCACAACCTACCTGTTTTCAGCACAACCAAGTGAGAGGAGTCATCTCGGATGTAGGAAACGGACGCGATGTCATGGATGGGGACCCTGAGGATGAGATCTTCTCCATCCCGCCACACCAGCTTGATGTTGTAGGCAGAGAGACTGATGACAGCATCATGTTCTTGGGTCAGCTGCCCGGGGAGCTGGTGTGCTCtctaaaataaacatatttacaTTGATTTGCTGAACTGCTTCCCCCTTGGTAATGCTCTGGTAACGGGCTTCCCTCCCACATTTGTAACACCAGGATGGAGGATACCACTTAGACCAGGACCCAGCCCTGAGGAAGCTCtgcaagccttttttttttttttccccatgctgcaTGTTAGATAGAGACTACGCAGAGCAGGTCATTCAACAGGCTGAGCGCTCACCTTTGCATTATCGATCAAATGCAAGATTTCCGTGCGGCTGGAGGGATTCAGGTACCCTGGGATGGATGTGAGTTGACCTAAATACTGGAAAAGAAGAATCAAACCGTTACCACAGCACATACACACTAAGCACGCCCCTGAACATGCCAGCTACTGCAAGAAAGACACCATCAACATAGAGCAAAGGGCTGGTGCCCCGAGCCCTATTTAGAAGCTGCTAAATGCACTTGTGTATGGAAGATCTCTCATGCCTTTAAGTTATCTTAATGctatatatactatatataagccccagccccagccaggcagaTACTACCTTCACTTCTTTCTCGATGTAGTCATTCAGCAGCACGTCTGGTTCGACGCGGTCAGGCAGGGACACCACCACTGTATGCAGAGGCCGTCTCTCTGTAACCTTCTCCTGGGCTTTTTTATCCCGACCTTTTTCGCCCTTCAGGAAGACTCGTTTGAAAGGAGACACTATTCCAGGCtgtggagagaaagggaaatgcCGGGGCATTGGGGTTAAGGGCGAGAGAGGGAGTTTCTGCACCGAAATGGGGGGTGGAACCAGCAGCACCCACCGCCCAGCGCTCCTCCAGCCCATACATCTATACTCACAGCCTGGTTTTACCAGCCCCTTTTACCAGCCCCAACCACCCCACGGACAGGCTGGCTTTAGAGCTACGAATCCACAAGTACGTGACCTTTCACTGAAAACCCCTTTCCGCAACATGTTGCAAGAACGCAAGTGCTGATAAGCACCCTTTTACCAAAACAggatttttcccccaaagtcaTGATGTCCAACCATTTAGTtaagaacaaatacaaatatatattcagATTAAGAGCTGTAACAGTGAGCAAGCCATGGCCACACGCAAAACGGGCAAGCTTCCTCCTCGCCTCGGTGCAATTTTGTATTTCACCCAAGCATTTGCCCTGAGCAATTCAATGAAggattgcaaaaggaaaaggcagagatgCTGCAAACTGGTCTGAGGTCTCCGGGGAGACCCACAAACGCGAGTACACGACCCAGGAGACGGCCTCCCCTGCGAAAAATAGGTCTTTGTGGTTCCCAAACCATTGAGTGCTGGGTTTGGAAAAATATCCGAGCCAACACGAGTCCAGCCGGCGGCAGCGTGCACGCACGGGCTCCCAGCTATAGAGGGAGCATCACCACCGTCCGTCTACCACGGCACGGGTGGACAGCCTGGGAACGCTGCGCACCCGGGGGCCGTCGCAGCAGAGCCGACCTGTGGTAGATCCTCACCAAGCTCCACACCAGCCTGCCTGACCGCTAAATGACCGGGACTGtgcacaaacttctccaattCCAAGTTTAGCAACTCAAATGGATGTTTTGAAGTGGGGAGATTCAACGCTCGGGATTCACAGCTGTGTTAAATGCCAGTCCggaggggaaaggcagagctCCTTGGTGGCCTCGCTGGCTGCCTGGCCCTGCAGCTCGGCTCCAGCTGCCCCGTCCCACGGCAGTGATGCTCTCTGCTTCCCACCCCTCACGGCAACCAC of Aquila chrysaetos chrysaetos chromosome 3, bAquChr1.4, whole genome shotgun sequence contains these proteins:
- the CCM2 gene encoding cerebral cavernous malformations 2 protein isoform X4, producing MHRQPRFEPGIVSPFKRVFLKGEKGRDKKAQEKVTERRPLHTVVVSLPDRVEPDVLLNDYIEKEVKYLGQLTSIPGYLNPSSRTEILHLIDNAKRAHQLPGQLTQEHDAVISLSAYNIKLVWRDGEDLILRVPIHDIASVSYIRDDSSHLVVLKTAQDPGISPSQSLCAESSKALTSGSLSESGVVPVEACSLVVLATENKVTAEELCSLLSQVFQIVYTESTIDFLDRAIFDGASTPTRHMSLHSDDSSTKVDVKESYETEASTFSFPETLDAGDNSPSSFSTQQSPHIKTVSESELSTTATELLQDYMMTLRTKLSSQEIQQFAMLLHEYRNGASIHEFCINLKQLYGDSRKFLLLGLRPFIPEKDSQHFENFLETIGVKDGRGIITDSFGRYRRTLSTTSNSTTNGNGAAGSSDDQSVPSEEDEWDRMISHISNDIEALGCSMDRDSS
- the CCM2 gene encoding cerebral cavernous malformations 2 protein isoform X2, with product MEEEGKKGKKPGIVSPFKRVFLKGEKGRDKKAQEKVTERRPLHTVVVSLPDRVEPDVLLNDYIEKEVKYLGQLTSIPGYLNPSSRTEILHLIDNAKRAHQLPGQLTQEHDAVISLSAYNIKLVWRDGEDLILRVPIHDIASVSYIRDDSSHLVVLKTAQDPGISPSQSLCAESSKALTSGSLSESGVVPVEACSLVVLATENKVTAEELCSLLSQVFQIVYTESTIDFLDRAIFDGASTPTRHMSLHSDDSSTKVDVKESYETEASTFSFPETLDAGDNSPSSFSTQQSPHIKTVSESELSTTATELLQDYMMTLRTKLSSQEIQQFAMLLHEYRNGASIHEFCINLKQLYGDSRKFLLLGLRPFIPEKDSQHFENFLETIGVKDGRGIITDSFGRYRRTLSTTSNSTTNGNGAAGSSDDQSVPSEEDEWDRMISHISNDIEALGCSMDRDSS
- the CCM2 gene encoding cerebral cavernous malformations 2 protein isoform X3, with the protein product MENEPGIVSPFKRVFLKGEKGRDKKAQEKVTERRPLHTVVVSLPDRVEPDVLLNDYIEKEVKYLGQLTSIPGYLNPSSRTEILHLIDNAKRAHQLPGQLTQEHDAVISLSAYNIKLVWRDGEDLILRVPIHDIASVSYIRDDSSHLVVLKTAQDPGISPSQSLCAESSKALTSGSLSESGVVPVEACSLVVLATENKVTAEELCSLLSQVFQIVYTESTIDFLDRAIFDGASTPTRHMSLHSDDSSTKVDVKESYETEASTFSFPETLDAGDNSPSSFSTQQSPHIKTVSESELSTTATELLQDYMMTLRTKLSSQEIQQFAMLLHEYRNGASIHEFCINLKQLYGDSRKFLLLGLRPFIPEKDSQHFENFLETIGVKDGRGIITDSFGRYRRTLSTTSNSTTNGNGAAGSSDDQSVPSEEDEWDRMISHISNDIEALGCSMDRDSS